The following proteins are co-located in the Thermodesulfobacteriota bacterium genome:
- a CDS encoding tetratricopeptide repeat protein has product MDGEAERKETPVGGGAGIPWLSSPALALALIAAAGILVYSNTFHASFHFDDAPNIVSNREVRGLESFWPPTGTRYLAFLSFALNYHFGKLDVLGYHLVNTSVHILNGLLVWWLVVLTLGTPAMRRAGVDRRAGYLLALVAALVFIVHPVQTQAVTYISQRFTSLLALFYLLGLCLYARARLSWTEKEKSRGGGGGGGAWAFYILALLAALAAMKTKETSFTMPFVILLYELAFFRDLKGIWPSVRRVVPFLLLLPVVPLTLFAPELGLREGGDGIDEGIRIQQIKDLGALSPYAYLMTQMRVVVTYLRLLVLPINQNLDYDYPVYHSLFIPEVFLSFLFLLSVLIFGVYLLIRSRITHHAHGLLASFGILWFFITLSVESSIFPIKDVINEHRLYLPSVGAAVAFSAAVFYCFDRMGIRKLSAATCVLLLLTAAPLGAAARLRNLVWENDSALWEDVVRKSPEKARGYNNLGSSYLDSGRTEEGLEEFKRAVELKPDFPEAYNGFGVIYSELGRPEEAIVALKRAVELRPDYPKAYNNLGVAYDELGRTGEAIAAYKKALLIYSYYPEALNNLGTAYEKMGRVDDAIREYEEALKLAPGNAAAHNNLGGAYVKKGRYDRAVGHYLLSLAEEPDSEEVHFHLGLAYYNAGRMEEAVGEFRAASRLKPDYADARYNLGLAYYNLGRVDEAIEEYLAALEFTPPEAAAKEADTHYNLGLAYRRKGFRGKAAAEFEEVLRVTPDDKDARGLLEGLRKGGKGGKGED; this is encoded by the coding sequence ATGGACGGGGAAGCCGAGAGAAAAGAGACCCCCGTTGGAGGCGGGGCGGGTATTCCATGGCTATCCTCGCCCGCTCTTGCGCTGGCGCTCATAGCCGCGGCCGGTATCCTCGTCTACTCCAACACCTTCCACGCGTCGTTCCACTTCGACGACGCCCCCAATATCGTAAGTAACCGTGAGGTGAGGGGCTTGGAAAGTTTTTGGCCCCCGACCGGCACGAGATACCTGGCCTTCCTCTCCTTCGCGCTGAACTACCACTTCGGGAAGCTCGACGTTTTGGGCTACCACCTGGTCAACACCTCAGTCCATATCCTGAACGGACTGCTGGTATGGTGGCTCGTGGTCCTGACCTTAGGGACGCCCGCAATGCGCCGGGCAGGAGTGGACCGGCGGGCGGGATACCTCCTCGCCCTCGTTGCGGCCCTTGTCTTTATCGTCCATCCGGTCCAGACCCAGGCCGTGACCTACATATCCCAGAGGTTCACCTCGCTCCTGGCGCTCTTCTACCTCCTCGGCCTCTGCCTCTACGCAAGGGCCCGGCTCTCGTGGACGGAAAAGGAAAAAAGCCGGGGAGGTGGGGGGGGTGGGGGTGCGTGGGCATTTTATATCCTCGCCCTGCTGGCCGCACTGGCGGCCATGAAGACGAAGGAGACGAGCTTTACGATGCCTTTCGTAATCCTCCTCTACGAGCTTGCGTTCTTCCGTGACCTCAAGGGTATATGGCCGAGCGTGCGCCGTGTCGTCCCTTTTCTGTTGCTCTTGCCCGTTGTGCCGCTTACCCTTTTCGCGCCGGAGCTGGGGCTTCGCGAGGGCGGAGACGGCATAGACGAGGGGATAAGGATTCAGCAGATAAAGGACCTCGGAGCCCTTTCCCCCTACGCCTACCTCATGACGCAGATGAGGGTCGTGGTGACGTATCTGAGGTTGCTTGTCTTGCCGATAAACCAGAACCTCGACTACGACTACCCGGTCTACCACTCGCTGTTTATCCCGGAGGTGTTTTTGTCTTTTCTCTTTCTTCTTTCCGTATTAATCTTCGGCGTTTATCTCCTTATACGTTCACGCATCACGCATCACGCACACGGTCTTCTGGCGTCTTTTGGAATACTGTGGTTTTTCATAACCCTTTCGGTCGAGTCGAGTATCTTTCCCATAAAGGACGTGATAAACGAGCACAGGTTATATCTCCCGAGCGTGGGGGCCGCGGTTGCCTTCTCGGCCGCCGTGTTCTACTGCTTCGACCGCATGGGGATAAGAAAGCTCTCGGCCGCCACTTGCGTTCTGCTCCTCCTTACCGCCGCGCCGCTCGGCGCGGCGGCCCGCCTGAGGAACCTCGTCTGGGAGAACGATTCGGCGCTCTGGGAAGATGTGGTTCGTAAGAGCCCGGAGAAGGCGAGGGGCTATAATAACCTCGGGAGCAGCTACCTCGATTCCGGACGTACGGAGGAAGGGCTGGAGGAGTTTAAGAGGGCCGTGGAGCTCAAGCCGGATTTTCCGGAGGCCTATAACGGCTTCGGGGTGATCTATAGCGAGCTCGGGCGGCCGGAGGAGGCGATAGTGGCCCTCAAAAGGGCCGTGGAACTCAGGCCGGACTACCCGAAGGCCTATAATAACCTCGGGGTGGCCTATGACGAACTCGGGCGGACGGGGGAAGCTATAGCTGCGTATAAAAAGGCCCTGTTGATCTATTCGTATTACCCGGAGGCCCTGAACAACCTCGGGACCGCCTACGAGAAGATGGGGCGCGTGGACGATGCGATAAGGGAGTACGAGGAGGCGTTGAAGCTCGCGCCCGGTAACGCGGCGGCCCACAACAATCTCGGCGGGGCCTACGTCAAGAAAGGCCGGTACGACCGGGCCGTGGGGCACTACCTCCTCTCCCTCGCGGAGGAGCCGGACAGCGAAGAGGTACACTTCCATCTCGGCCTTGCCTACTACAACGCCGGCCGGATGGAGGAGGCCGTGGGGGAGTTCCGTGCCGCCTCGAGGCTTAAGCCCGATTACGCCGACGCCCGCTATAACCTCGGCCTCGCCTACTACAACCTTGGACGCGTGGACGAGGCCATAGAGGAGTACCTTGCGG
- the rpmE gene encoding 50S ribosomal protein L31, giving the protein MKEGIHPEYEVAKFHCACGFEVTTRSTRKEVSVEVCSNCHPFYTGTQRLMDTAGRVEKFRRKYGKTEKGA; this is encoded by the coding sequence ATGAAGGAAGGTATACATCCCGAGTACGAAGTGGCGAAGTTCCACTGTGCCTGCGGGTTCGAGGTCACGACCCGCTCCACCAGGAAGGAAGTATCGGTGGAGGTCTGCTCGAACTGCCACCCCTTTTACACCGGGACGCAGAGGCTCATGGACACGGCCGGCAGGGTGGAGAAGTTCAGGCGTAAGTACGGCAAAACGGAAAAGGGAGCCTAA